GTAGCATCACCTGGAATTTGTTGCGGGAAACTTTTGCTGCTAGGTTGTTCAAACTAGATGTGACCAGGAGATCAAGGCAGctctggggtggaggggggactcTTCCCCAACATCCCATTTCCCCAGCTGAGGTGTACAGGATGGAACCAACCTTCACTGAGTGTCACCAAGAAGCATGGACAGAAGAGTAACCTTTTGTCAAGGCAAAGCCAAACCAGGCTCTGACAACCATTATGATTGGCCCAAGGATAACATTacctccccaccaccaacacCCCGCCAATGTTTCAGTAAAGCTACTCTAACTTCTATATAACAGGCACTGTCAGATCATTGCTTTCCTCTGCCTTCAGCCTTAGTATTTTAGTGTTCATGGAAGTGTGCAAGAAAACTCTTTGGAAATTAATACTGAATAGGCAATAGAAGAACATGCCTTCTTTATCCTTCACTTCTCAAGTGCCTGATCATCATGAACAGTTTCAATTCAAGGGAGACCAGTTCCAACAACTATACATATCATGTTGTCAGTATGAAATTATATCAACCAGAAGCACCTACAATTTCACTGAAGCAGCCATCAAAATTAGATTAAGTTTCTTGCTGAAACACAGAATTGCTCAAATAAGTGTTTTAACTCAGAGATCTCTAATGTAGCACCCAAAGGCATCTGCAAAACTTTCTAatatttttaaccttttttttagAATATATACATGATttatatatatccatagcaatgaatatatATGAAATTCATACAACTTtccagcaattatacataggcttaaACAAAAATGGACCAAATATCTTattaagtatccatttgaaggtagtatctatgccacctgttcaaatattgaaagcattgaaGTTCCTCAATCTATTGctttataggaggtgagtgtttatccttccagtgttgcaaTATcactcttttagctgtcaaagggaTGCAGATAATCagtttacactgaccatttgttaatttccatgaagcagtaAATAacttaaaagagcatgtacatcagtaaatattaaagactgttccagtacaaaatttatctttgTAATAACCTattcccaaaaagaagcaactactggacactaccaaaatacatgtttaaaagaagcatgagCTGTATTGCACcatcagcaattagctgaattagacaatcccttaatTAAAGAGtcattgtggtgtccaatagataTGAACCAAAAGTTTTTGCTAATTAAGACAGTTTAAGATCCATAATGTGACAGGCAGACACCAAAGGGGCAATCCATTAATTAGGCATTTGTGACGGTGCCCATAtcagtatctcaaattcccaaatgtgcccacaagtTCAAAAAGTTTGGGTACACCTGTTTTAGCCAGTTTTCAAAAGCTTGAGGCTGGCTTGTCCTAACCCAacatctcacagaatcatagaatagcagagttggaaggggcctacaaggccatcaagtccaaccccctgctcaatgcaggaatccaccctaaagcatccctgacagatgcttgtccagctgcctcttgaatgcctctagtgtgggagagcccacaacctccctaggtaactgattccattgtcgtactgctctaacagtcaggaagttttccctgatgtccagctggaatctggcttcctttaacttgagcctgttattccatgtcctgcactctgggaggatcgagaagagatcctggccctcctctgtgtgacaacctttgtgtgacaacctttgtgTAAcaacctctgtgtgacaaccagtcctatgcatctttagatggAAAAAGcctaggacatttttctgtctaaacatgcagaggattgcaccctaaatcatgcATAATCAATATTGTTCCAGTAACCCATCTGTCTTCAAAATTGTTTGGAAGCAACCAGGTGTgatttgggggcactattggagctgttctctgtactgtggtgccttggccttcatcccttgttgcctcgaggtttacgtctcccgcccccgtaagattcaatttaaagccctcctgatcaagttcatgctgtggctgaacacattctttccagcccttgtgaggtgcaacccatcccttgccagcagtccatgttccaagtagcgtagcccatggtcccagaatccaaaactctcacgtcggcaccaccttcatagccagtctttcatccggagtatttttctttccctttctaatcctcttccaagaaccgggaggatggatgagaaaactacctgggccccaaagttcttcagtttccttcccagagcttcaaagtctgaaatgatttcttcgtagctctgcttggcgacatcatttgttcccacatggatgagaagtaaggggtatgtgtccgtggactgtatgagcttcggtaacccttcagtcacatctctaatctgtgctccagggagacagcacacctggcgagtccatgggtcttcacaacatacttgggtttcaatcccacgcagcagggagtctcccacaacgactactcttctcttcttcttggttgacctaccttctgcctcttgttcattgttgcacggtgtctcctgtacttcttcctctgcaaactgtccttcagactcatcctccaaaAGCTGAaagcttaactctaatggttccgccggtgcagaatgccttctagttcttctgctcctaactgtcactcttttccagagagtttcctcttcattcctCTTCATCTACCTCAGTGCCTTCTTTCCCATTTGTAACTCTCAAGAACATGAATTGTTTGTTTGTGCAAAGGATTATCCATTATTATTGCACCCTTTTTATCTATTACCATGCCCTATATTCTTCTCTTGTTCATACAGATATGTCCACAATGGCATTTCACACCGGTTTTAACCGAGGGCAGAGTATCACTAGCCTCTGTACCCACCCATTCATATACAAGAAAGTTTACTTTTTTACCCTCCTCTTATTCTCACAGTGAACTGGACTTAAAAAGTAAGACTAgctatgtttttaatgtgtgcTAGGATATAACAAGCTACTTTAGCCATGTccagtgatttcccccctcttttgaaTGGCAGATCATCCCCTCAAACAATTTGAAACAAATTCAAACCTCCCTTTGGGAACACTTTACTAGATGCACAGTATCATGGACCTTGGTCCCCATGTTTACCACTACTTAGAGACCATACAAGAACAGCATTCTTATTTAACAGAGGTGTTAACATACTTTTGGGTCATCAACACAGGCTGGAGTGCAGTTTGTTCTTATAATGCATTACTGCTTTACTTCCTCAATTAGGCTGGGAGCTGTTCTCTCTTCTCCTGAATTCATGTGTTAATTTCTGTCGTAGTATGAAACCAATACGGAACGTTTGAAAATGAACTGGCTTTCATATTTACTTATTATATAACCCAGGTCCAGAAATGAGGCATGTGGAACCTCCATCTTTAGCTTAAGCGACAGAACATGGGTCACCCTGACTATCACCATAATCGATTACAGCAGTTTAAACAAGCCCTTTAGAACCATATTGACTTCAGTCactgtcaaaaaaaaaaatccctgaggAGGAAGCAGGTTGATGCAGTGATTTCAAGATGGCTGCTATAGAACCAGCCTCAGAGGATGGATGCAGGAAATTTATATAGCTATAGGTTCCCACAAACAATGAAATACGAGAGTAcacaaaataaagtataaattTTACAAGATATAAAACAACTCCGCAAATCCCCCAAAGCATCCTCTAGACATTCTCGCTTTCTCAATATTCTTGAATACGAAGATAAGCTACAATAGCCCCATTTTTATTCTGATTGTGTTACCTGAGGTATCAGGTTCTTGTGGATTCTTTTCAGCTTGGCACGCTTCCTCCCATTCTTGGTGACTATTGTCTCCTCATAAAACTCATGGGCAAGGTCACCATCCTCATCATAATACATGGAGCTGTAAAGAAATGAAAAACAGTAAGAAAAAGTACCTACCAGAAAgagcaaacacacaaacacacacacttttcaaatCTGCAGGTGACTGTTGGCACCAAGTCAGCTACGTGGCACCTGTTGCTGCCATGTATTTGCTAGCTCCCTGTCCTCCATATAACACTAAAAGAGGGGCTCATTTAGTGGGGAATTATTTCTACATTACAGTTGTCAACTAGGAGAAATATTGTTTCCTAAGCATGGCTGGCAACAGAGTTATGAAACTACAATTTAAAAACCATGTAGTGACATGCACTAATTTCAGGAAAGCCCACAAAGGTGGATTTTATTTTGAGACACTAACACTCCAAGGTGAACCAGAATATAAATGACCCCTAAGGCAGTACTTTGCCCACAGTCTAGATGCAAAATGTCAAGCCAAGCCTGCCCCTCTCCTGCTGTTACTAACCTACCTGCTCTGCCTGTCCATGATCTTTCTTCTGACTGAAAGGAGCAATGTAGAACTATCCCAGCAGCCTATCTTTTGCAGGTTGggacaagcaacaaaaatagcacCACAACACTTCCATCAATGTGGCTTCCAATAACGTCCATGtgaatttctgaaatattttgtgTTAATAAAAGCTTACAGATTGTGTATGTTAGGTAGATAACCATTTGCAGTTTAGAATACCTGCTTGGTAAGCAGCATATTGGAATCCAAAGACTGGTAATCAATCATTGGACGGAGTCTTAGCAATCTTATTCATTATTTACTTGCTAGCAAGGGAATAACTCATATAGGTAAAATGAATACCTGAGCATTAGGAGACAATCAACACACTAAAAAAGATAACTTTTACCAGGTGTTGATTTGAGTCACTaatggttattttaaaaaaatatgtggaAAATTTAAGAAGGTCACAGTCCACCACAGTTAACATATCACGGTACGTGCATGAGATGCTCAAGAGCATGTAGTTTACAGATCCTTTTTCATTTTTGCTAAGAACAAGCAAGGAGCTTGGTGGAACTATTTAAACAATAAGATGTAAGCTTCATCAATAAGTTTTCTATTCTTAACAAGTTTACATTAAAGcaaagaaaatgtgcagaaaagcaCCACGGCTGGATTAAGGAAAAATGAGCATTTAATCAACTAGGACCATTTATATGAGATTGCCTTCTTGGTATATTTTGGGGAGAAGTTGTTGACAAAATTTAATAATCACTTTTGCTATGTAAATGCGAGCTATTCTCACTAGCAACTAAATGTTTAAacaacttgcataattgttggagatgtaatgcaactaatgcttctttaattcatgttttggcaatgcccagtagttgcctccttttgggaggaggttacaataaggataaactttgtactgaaacaatctttaatatggaacaatgtgcatgtcctcctaaactacctactggcttcttggaagttagcaCATGGTCaacgcaaatggattttcagagcccttatgacagctaaaagacttacacTATcctgttggaaggataaatgctcacctcccataatgcaatggactgaggacaaCAATGCTTTCAACATCCTTAAACGGCTGTTATACAGGCGCAACTTGTGACCagataagtacatggatatttggactgcttttcttgaaacctatgcataacccacccctttttaaaaatgaacagtatacttgatggggggaaatgatgatattcttatatatgtaatgattctttgtttttgtttttcatgatttattttttattctgttttattaatagtcacaataaaaataaataaatgtttaaacaaCTGCCCACAGCTCATAAATCAAGAGTTTTGCCAAGTCTAAGCCATTCCTCACTAACAACCTCAGCTTCTTCAGCAAAACAACATTCAGAATTTAAAAACTAGCTGAAAACTTTTGCATTTCTGTTGTCCAGCTTCTGGCATTTGCAGCAGGCCACAGGAAAACCCACAGGAATTCTCAGCTTGCACCATGCTTCAAGACTAGTCCCTTGTAATTCTTAAATGATGCATTAGAAACCATATGCCTTGAATTTCTTATACAATGATAAGCAGCAGCAGAATGAAGAAGGTGGTGTGGGGATAAGAAAGAGGATTGCCAAGCTCATACAACTCAATGTTAAACTTAATCCTTTATCACTTCCATGATGAAGAAACTTGCAGCCAGTCTGCCAGCATTTGATTCAATAACACTTGGCTGGTCGCCTAGCAAGAATGGAGATACAAATGCTAGTCATTACTCAGGAAGAAGGCAAGCATTTTGGCACAGCTATGGTTTTACTAATTTAAGAACTGGCAAAGAAAGACTTTGGTTTGATGGAGATCATCCATTTCCCAGCAGATCAAGGTGCATCAGCTGTTGGTACTAATGCTGATAACTTCAGCTAACTCTACACAAGCCCAGTTTTCTCTCCACAAATCAGGACCAGCTTCTAAATTATGAATGAACTCCCCAAAGATCTTACAGAATGGGCTGTTGTAGCCTAATACTTTAGACACTGAATCAACACCACCATAAAAAGACAGAGCTTTGGAGTAATGAAGTCCTATAAACTAGGACACTCCAGTCTCAGCCAACTGATCACAGCTGACAACAGATACTCAGTATGGTTGCAGTTCCAAACAAGAAGGTGTTGCTCAAGAATACACACCTTATACCATTGCCTGAAttggaaataaatattcaggGACGAACGTTTAGTCACTAAACAGTATCCCTGTCTCCACTGGAACCTCCCTACATGCCATCATTACTTGCCATATTTAGTATCAAGTGTGCTCCGTGTCATACAGAAAACAAATGGCATGGTCTTTAACTGAGGAATAAACCTTTGAGCCATTATTAGTCTCCTAGCTCAAAACGAGAAGGGCCTGGAATACAGAACTGAAAGGATAAATCCATGAggctttttgagagagagaaagagagagagagcaaagtcCACTGGAGGGAGCTGCGCTACCACTTGTCTGTCGGGGAGCCATTCATGGCAGAGCAAAGCGACAATGAACTTGTCCTCGAACCGTTGTCCAACGCTTTAGAAAGAGGCACCTCGCAAGCGGGCGCTATTACTAGAAGCCCAACACGCGGCGCTAGCGGGCGCGTCTCCCGTGGAAAGCCGGCTTACGATTATAAACGACACAGTAACGACATATAGCAGGTAGAGCAGAGCCCCAGGTATTGGGTCACGAGGCCGGGGAAGGGGACctacctgtctctctctctccctcccacccactccacaACCTgaggcagcttcccccaaccagctgccctccagatgtgctggactataacTCCAGTTCAACTggctgggggatcctgggagttgtaatccaacacgtttagagggcaccaggttgcggaaggctgccCGGCAGCGAAGGCACTAGCCTAGGAAATTGGCAAtgtcaggggaggaggaggaggaggaggaggaggaggactgaaAGTGCACTCTGCCGCCCTCCTCGAGCTCCTATGCCAGGTCAGGTCAAGCCAGCCTCTCTGTCTCCGCgcagctccctccttccctcccgccgTTGCACAAGGGACCGCCCCCAGCTCCACTCTTACCCGCGGCGGGTGAAGACGAAGGGGGTGGCCGAGCAGAGCCCCCGCGCCCGGGCCAGAGCCTGTTCCCCGCCCGGCCCCTCGGAGCCGCCTGGCCCACCCGAGCCAAAAGGCCAGAGGCCCCGGGACTTGGAGCCGCTGGCGCCCATGGCTCAGAGCGGCGGCATGACCGGGAGCGGGAAGGGCAACagagggatgggatgggaggagTCACCCGGTGCCTCCGGGGAGACAAGCAACGGCACCTTCTCTGCAATGGAAAGCTCCGCCTCTCCTGTCGACGCAACTTCCGCCTCTGCCGCCTCCGGAAGTGCGCTCTGAAAAGTGGAAGGGGGACTACAATCCCAGTGGCGCTCTAACGGAACTTCCGGTATCCTGTGGAGCCGATAAGAGTCTTCCGTGTGTTACGGCTTAAGAAGTAatgttaaaagaagcaaagaCAGTGGGCAGGGGCGCCTTTTGTTGCAGTGCCTTGAAATAATGCCCCCCAAGAAGTACAAAATCTAGATGACGACTTGTTTTCTTGGCGAGGTGCCTGTGATTTTAAATGCCTCGTGAATTCAACGCAGGAAtttaacgggggtgggggggagatgcgGTTATGCTACCTAGCTTCAAAGGCACCAACATATAGCATATAGAGTGCCTTTTGTTTTGAAAGTATCACCTAGCCCACCCCagttgtttgcatttttaaaaaactacataGAGTTAAAGTACTTTTGAAGAGCAGGTTTCCTATGCCTTCAGCAAACCCCCAAACAAgtagaaattaaaattaaattatatttgcatttgtcatatgtgtgtgtgtgtataatatataaAGTACTTTCTGCCTGTCATAGCATCTGTTAAAAAAGCACAGGTTTCTCCAGTTGAAACTTAGGACTGGAGAAAGTATGTGTAATGTGAGAAAATAGTCCAATGCATATTTGGTGGGCACTGGCTGGCAGCGACCACATATAAAACCTCTTCAAGTCAAACAAACACTTCTCTCAAAGTCAAGATCTGCTCAACCGACTTATCTTCTGGCACAGTTCACTCTTTGCTGCCCCTTCTTGTTCTAACTGCCTAATTTAAATCTCTTTTCTCTGTCACTCTGGCAAATCAAATAAGTGAAATGTTCCTCTAAAGTCAAATTTTGACAGTTGGATAACATTGTTTGCATTGAGAAGCAGCAAGAATAGTGTGTTTCCAAAATCCTTGTTCTAAATCTAACGTATAAATGACAAGTAGTTAAACTGAATATAAACTGAGTGCCaactttaaactctgctgttgtCTTCCTCCTACGCTCAACCATCCagctatctttttcttttttaagataattaaaaaagagagagatagcAGACACCTTTCTTTCTAAGCACGGTCTTGAACCCGGCCAGCTTTATTTGGTATTTACGCCAGTTCTTATGTGTTTCCAGCGCTCCTGCCGGCATATGGGGAGGAAGGATGGCTGGGTACAAATCTTGTTGCTGTCTCTTTGCCTGACTGAAGAAGTGAAGCCGGGAGGAATCGTAGAGAGGTTAGACTTAATAGGTCTCATCTCTACAAGTCAAAGACAACTGAAGAGCGGCCTTTCTTAggtgtggcaccctgcttatggatttctttataCCAGGcaagcttgcctagtgactgcattaatgacttgccaagttaaaataaaaataaaaattccaaggccttttaacttgagatttttttaagcTGCAGTTTCtttcctgttataactaaaccataacattccaag
This window of the Elgaria multicarinata webbii isolate HBS135686 ecotype San Diego chromosome 3, rElgMul1.1.pri, whole genome shotgun sequence genome carries:
- the TUSC2 gene encoding tumor suppressor candidate 2, producing the protein MGASGSKSRGLWPFGSGGPGGSEGPGGEQALARARGLCSATPFVFTRRGSMYYDEDGDLAHEFYEETIVTKNGRKRAKLKRIHKNLIPQGTVKLEHPRIHVDFPVIICEV